Proteins co-encoded in one Proteus terrae subsp. cibarius genomic window:
- a CDS encoding RepB family plasmid replication initiator protein codes for MDHQLESIDGTIMSKRTKDKDLEKLDVIKDSPQMSLFEIIESPAKKDDYSNTIEIYDALPKYIWDQKREHEDLSNAVVTRQCTIRGQHFTVKVKPAIIEKDDGRTVLIYAGQREEILEDALRKLAVNGKGHIIEGKAGVMFTLYELQKELSKMGHGYNLNEIKEAIQVCRGATLECISDDGEAFISSSFFPMVGLTTRGEFRKKGGNARCYVQFNPLVNESIMNLSFRQYNYKIGMQIRSPLARYIYKRMSHYWTQASPDSPYTPSLISFLTQSPRELSPRMPENVRAMKLALEALIKQEVISDYDANQIKDGRRVIDVRYVIRPHENFVKQVMASNKRKQQTELRAIKHGMIDHDIIDEPQRKGR; via the coding sequence ATGGACCACCAGCTAGAAAGTATCGACGGAACAATCATGAGCAAGAGAACCAAAGACAAAGACCTGGAGAAACTCGACGTAATCAAAGACTCACCGCAAATGAGCCTGTTTGAGATCATTGAATCTCCGGCCAAGAAAGACGACTACTCCAACACCATCGAGATCTACGATGCGCTGCCGAAGTACATTTGGGACCAAAAGCGTGAGCATGAAGATTTATCCAACGCTGTAGTGACACGACAATGCACCATCAGAGGCCAGCATTTCACGGTGAAGGTGAAGCCAGCCATCATCGAGAAGGATGACGGAAGAACCGTGCTGATCTACGCGGGACAGCGAGAGGAAATCCTTGAGGATGCTCTACGCAAGCTCGCAGTGAACGGGAAAGGCCATATCATCGAGGGCAAGGCTGGAGTCATGTTCACTCTGTACGAACTCCAGAAAGAGCTCTCGAAGATGGGTCACGGGTACAACCTGAACGAAATCAAGGAAGCAATCCAGGTTTGTCGTGGCGCAACACTCGAATGTATCAGTGATGACGGTGAAGCCTTCATCAGCTCCAGCTTCTTCCCGATGGTGGGACTGACCACCAGAGGTGAGTTTCGCAAGAAAGGCGGGAACGCCAGGTGCTATGTGCAGTTCAACCCGCTGGTAAACGAATCGATCATGAATCTGTCGTTTCGTCAGTACAACTACAAAATCGGAATGCAAATCCGCTCCCCTCTTGCACGGTACATCTACAAGCGAATGAGCCACTACTGGACTCAAGCATCACCAGATTCGCCGTACACGCCATCGCTTATCAGCTTCCTGACCCAGAGCCCTCGTGAATTGAGCCCACGGATGCCGGAGAACGTCAGAGCCATGAAGCTCGCTCTGGAGGCCCTCATCAAACAAGAGGTCATAAGCGACTACGACGCGAACCAGATCAAGGATGGCCGCAGAGTCATCGACGTGCGGTACGTCATAAGGCCTCATGAGAACTTCGTGAAGCAGGTGATGGCGTCCAACAAGCGTAAGCAGCAGACAGAGCTACGGGCCATCAAGCACGGCATGATCGACCACGACATCATTGATGAACCCCAACGTAAGGGGAGATAG
- a CDS encoding phosphoadenosine phosphosulfate reductase domain-containing protein, with protein MLRRENQGDLFDDQVVLPSLESVLTGISSSQRCDDRTTYFSAPDVDLSLYDHIIVCLSGGKDSIAAYLRLVDMGVDKSKVEFWHHDVDGQEGSSLMDWAFMRDYCRQLGEELGIPMYFSWLEGGFEGKMLKDNAYSHPHRVETPEGLLVLPRDHKRSKPGTRLRFPQQSPSLQTRWCSSALKIDVGRRALNNQERFKGKKILFITGERREESANRSKYNQLEAHACDRRYGKTARLVDAWRPVLHWTEEEVWEVIERHRILAPVPYRLGWSRSSCMTCIYNSQRIWSTIRHYWPERAGKIAQYEQTFGVTVSRKKIDVIDLGSAVAPIQISDVEALEQVSREDYTLPIFVPEGQKWVLPGGAFGREACGSD; from the coding sequence ATGTTGAGACGAGAAAACCAAGGAGATTTGTTCGATGACCAGGTGGTGTTGCCATCACTGGAGTCGGTTCTTACCGGCATATCTTCCAGTCAGCGTTGTGACGATAGAACAACGTACTTCTCCGCTCCGGATGTGGACCTGAGTTTGTACGATCACATCATTGTTTGCCTGTCTGGAGGCAAAGACTCGATTGCTGCGTACTTGCGGCTGGTGGACATGGGTGTTGATAAGTCAAAGGTGGAGTTCTGGCACCATGATGTTGATGGTCAGGAAGGCAGTTCGTTGATGGATTGGGCCTTCATGCGTGATTACTGTCGTCAGCTCGGGGAAGAACTGGGTATCCCAATGTACTTCTCGTGGCTTGAGGGCGGCTTTGAGGGCAAAATGCTCAAAGACAATGCCTATAGCCACCCCCATCGTGTAGAGACGCCTGAGGGGCTTCTGGTGCTGCCTAGAGACCATAAGCGCTCTAAGCCTGGTACGCGCCTTCGTTTCCCTCAGCAATCGCCATCACTCCAAACAAGGTGGTGCTCATCAGCCTTGAAGATCGATGTTGGCCGCAGAGCTCTTAATAACCAGGAGCGCTTCAAGGGGAAGAAGATCCTTTTCATCACTGGTGAGCGCCGGGAGGAAAGTGCAAACAGATCCAAGTACAACCAGCTTGAGGCTCATGCCTGTGACAGAAGATATGGGAAGACTGCACGGTTAGTTGATGCCTGGAGGCCCGTTCTTCATTGGACTGAGGAGGAGGTATGGGAAGTAATCGAGCGTCACCGCATCCTGGCCCCAGTCCCTTATCGCCTTGGCTGGAGCCGGTCGTCGTGTATGACCTGCATCTACAACTCACAGCGTATCTGGTCCACGATCCGTCACTACTGGCCTGAACGAGCTGGGAAAATTGCTCAGTATGAACAAACCTTTGGTGTGACGGTATCAAGAAAAAAAATCGACGTAATAGATTTAGGTTCTGCTGTTGCGCCGATACAGATTAGTGATGTTGAGGCATTGGAGCAGGTATCCAGAGAAGATTACACGCTCCCGATTTTTGTGCCGGAGGGGCAGAAGTGGGTTCTCCCTGGTGGCGCATTTGGCCGAGAGGCCTGTGGTTCTGATTGA
- a CDS encoding S49 family peptidase — protein sequence MAENKEIPWEKELIEKYMFTLHKEQVKDRRWRTMLRVLRASGFVLLMIGFIILASNPGGMPWQSAKAGAPHTAYINIRGEIAAGTLADADHLIPSIQAAFDNPNSQAIVLRINSPGGSPVQAGRIYDEVKAQRALHPEKKVYAIIDDIGASGGYYIASAADEIYADRASLVGSIGVISSGFGFTGLMDKLGIERRAITSGEHKALLDPFSPLTSDMKKFWEGVLSKTHQQFIERVKAGRGDRLKDDPEVFSGLLWNGEQAKDIGLIDGLGSLNSVARDVIHQSNLVDYTPTEDIIRRLTQRAKLEASSFVQELSAVKVY from the coding sequence ATGGCAGAAAACAAAGAGATCCCCTGGGAGAAAGAACTCATTGAGAAGTACATGTTCACCCTGCATAAAGAGCAGGTGAAAGACCGGCGCTGGCGGACCATGTTGCGTGTGCTTCGCGCATCTGGTTTCGTGCTTCTCATGATCGGCTTCATCATTTTGGCATCTAATCCGGGTGGGATGCCGTGGCAAAGCGCCAAGGCAGGAGCCCCTCACACCGCGTATATCAACATCCGTGGTGAAATTGCTGCTGGCACTCTGGCCGATGCTGATCACCTTATCCCGTCCATCCAAGCTGCATTCGACAACCCGAACTCACAAGCTATCGTGCTTCGCATAAACAGCCCTGGCGGTAGCCCGGTTCAAGCAGGACGGATTTATGACGAAGTGAAGGCGCAGCGAGCCCTTCATCCGGAGAAAAAGGTCTACGCCATCATTGATGACATCGGTGCCTCTGGCGGTTACTACATCGCCTCTGCTGCGGATGAAATCTATGCTGACCGCGCCAGCCTTGTCGGTTCTATCGGCGTCATCAGCTCGGGGTTTGGATTCACCGGCTTGATGGACAAGCTCGGCATCGAGCGCCGGGCTATCACTTCCGGAGAGCACAAAGCGCTTCTCGACCCATTCTCCCCTCTTACCTCTGACATGAAGAAATTCTGGGAGGGCGTTCTATCGAAAACCCACCAGCAGTTCATCGAACGAGTGAAGGCTGGGCGGGGTGATCGACTGAAAGACGACCCAGAGGTGTTTTCTGGATTGCTCTGGAACGGGGAGCAGGCCAAAGACATTGGGCTGATTGATGGCCTGGGTAGTTTGAACTCCGTGGCGCGAGACGTCATCCACCAGAGCAACTTGGTGGACTACACACCAACCGAAGACATCATCCGGCGACTGACCCAACGAGCGAAGCTCGAAGCCAGTTCCTTCGTGCAAGAACTCAGCGCTGTGAAAGTTTACTGA
- a CDS encoding DsbA family protein: MTEQSTKSLRLGVVAAILLGLVGTGFGIYQFVKEKDLAQEIANVKSTVNQVKDAEGVTFKSKAEFEAAVAESINKFVAQKQQADIDQKYAQFEAAPEKVEEGKHIYGDLGARFTLVEFSDMECPFCKRFHDTPKQIVDASKGNVNWQWKHMPLDFHNPAAHKEALAAECIAEQKGNRGFWVFVNDIFHHTQGNGGGVADLASVVTGVGADLDAFRECLGSGKYEDKVEADIQKAKSYGVNGTPATFVVDNHTGKSQLLGGAQPAQAIMAVMRKMMIESQQDDSANQ, encoded by the coding sequence ATGACAGAACAAAGTACCAAATCACTACGTCTCGGGGTTGTTGCCGCCATTCTTTTGGGGCTCGTAGGAACCGGGTTCGGGATCTACCAGTTCGTGAAAGAGAAGGATCTGGCGCAAGAGATCGCCAACGTGAAGTCTACGGTCAACCAGGTGAAGGATGCCGAAGGCGTCACCTTCAAAAGCAAGGCAGAGTTTGAAGCTGCTGTGGCCGAAAGCATCAACAAGTTTGTCGCGCAGAAACAACAAGCCGACATCGATCAGAAGTATGCCCAGTTCGAGGCAGCACCTGAGAAGGTCGAAGAAGGCAAACACATCTACGGGGACCTTGGTGCTCGGTTCACGCTGGTGGAGTTCTCCGATATGGAGTGCCCATTCTGCAAGCGATTCCACGACACACCCAAACAAATTGTGGATGCCAGCAAAGGCAATGTGAATTGGCAGTGGAAGCACATGCCTCTCGATTTCCATAACCCGGCAGCTCACAAGGAAGCTCTGGCCGCTGAATGTATTGCTGAGCAGAAGGGCAACCGTGGCTTCTGGGTCTTCGTTAACGACATTTTCCACCATACCCAGGGGAATGGTGGCGGTGTTGCTGACCTGGCCTCTGTTGTCACTGGTGTTGGTGCTGATCTGGATGCGTTCCGGGAGTGCCTCGGCTCAGGAAAGTACGAAGACAAGGTTGAAGCTGACATCCAGAAAGCCAAGAGCTATGGCGTCAACGGGACACCAGCCACTTTTGTAGTGGACAACCATACCGGCAAGAGCCAGCTTCTCGGCGGCGCTCAACCGGCGCAAGCCATCATGGCCGTGATGCGAAAAATGATGATTGAGTCGCAACAAGACGACTCCGCGAACCAATAA
- a CDS encoding Fe3+-siderophore ABC transporter permease produces MLKRGIINLAASYIIVDALLRNAAIWIFGLSFSVGGTYVTGEASTWVVYLATSGAMTLCSVVTAYLLVTYHRWGLMTARVWLLLSACLNGYAVYLSSHNIQLVVALLSSLFIALWMLKTLEQPAVKGTYKVIADLHRQLWGMLKGQTQ; encoded by the coding sequence ATGCTAAAACGCGGAATTATCAATCTCGCTGCTAGTTACATCATTGTTGATGCCCTACTCCGGAATGCAGCAATTTGGATCTTTGGCTTGTCCTTCTCCGTTGGTGGCACTTACGTCACTGGCGAGGCCAGTACATGGGTCGTTTACCTAGCCACTTCTGGTGCCATGACACTCTGTTCTGTCGTAACAGCCTACCTGCTCGTGACCTATCACCGCTGGGGGCTGATGACGGCCAGGGTCTGGTTGCTATTGAGTGCCTGCCTAAACGGCTATGCCGTCTATTTGAGTAGCCACAACATCCAGTTGGTGGTGGCACTGCTTTCCAGCCTGTTTATTGCTTTGTGGATGCTCAAGACCCTTGAGCAACCAGCAGTGAAGGGGACGTACAAGGTAATCGCTGATCTTCACCGTCAGCTATGGGGAATGTTGAAGGGGCAAACACAATGA
- a CDS encoding nitrite reductase, translating into MTTNTQNANANQVRSLRDMLVPALLFYVVMTAMFVGLDAFMDKPTSMNLPFMPFLVSMVSFTSDARRAWDWRNGTKVVAVLTAVAMLLAFIYQLAVGEMNLLGVGIYPATAILLLAISWVIRAIGKTAPFQFLGRHLARFGASKWVQRTAAVIVLAGGLAITIYAYWLNHGS; encoded by the coding sequence ATGACGACGAATACTCAAAACGCGAACGCCAACCAGGTTCGGTCTTTACGCGACATGCTTGTCCCCGCCCTGTTGTTCTATGTGGTGATGACGGCCATGTTTGTGGGTCTTGACGCATTCATGGATAAACCCACCAGCATGAACCTGCCATTTATGCCGTTCCTTGTCTCGATGGTGAGTTTTACCAGTGACGCACGTCGAGCGTGGGACTGGCGAAACGGGACCAAGGTTGTAGCTGTATTGACTGCGGTAGCCATGCTGTTGGCATTCATCTATCAGCTCGCGGTCGGAGAGATGAATCTCTTAGGGGTTGGTATATACCCGGCCACAGCCATCCTTCTGTTGGCAATCTCCTGGGTGATTCGCGCTATCGGAAAGACAGCACCTTTCCAGTTCCTGGGGAGACACCTGGCGCGGTTTGGTGCATCGAAGTGGGTCCAGCGTACCGCCGCAGTCATTGTGCTCGCGGGAGGCCTTGCCATCACTATCTATGCCTACTGGCTTAACCACGGGAGCTGA
- a CDS encoding thermonuclease family protein encodes MRLGFVKNTGVSAFLVAMLVVAPQVWAETFTAKVVGVSDGDTVKVLTEQSCDSGKDCRSGKIQYRVRLAEIDTPEKKQPYGSKAKQALSDLVFGRMIKVEQIDKDRYGRLVANLYVDGKWVNAEMVRSGSAWVYRQYAKTPELFKLEAEAKADKRGLWALPESERTPPWEWRRKH; translated from the coding sequence ATGAGGTTAGGTTTTGTGAAAAATACGGGGGTTTCAGCGTTCCTGGTAGCCATGCTGGTGGTGGCCCCTCAGGTATGGGCAGAAACCTTTACTGCGAAGGTTGTGGGGGTGTCTGACGGTGATACGGTCAAGGTCCTGACTGAACAAAGCTGTGACTCCGGGAAAGATTGCCGGAGCGGCAAAATCCAGTACCGGGTAAGGCTGGCGGAAATCGACACCCCAGAGAAGAAACAACCCTACGGCTCAAAGGCGAAACAGGCGTTGTCCGATCTGGTGTTTGGTCGAATGATTAAAGTCGAGCAAATCGACAAAGACCGTTATGGCCGTCTGGTCGCCAACCTTTATGTCGATGGCAAATGGGTCAATGCCGAAATGGTCCGTTCTGGGAGTGCGTGGGTGTACCGGCAGTACGCCAAAACACCGGAGCTGTTCAAGCTGGAGGCCGAAGCCAAAGCCGATAAGCGAGGTCTCTGGGCATTACCGGAATCGGAGAGAACTCCCCCTTGGGAGTGGCGAAGAAAGCACTAA
- a CDS encoding HU family DNA-binding protein: protein MNKSELIMKVAEDADISKAKAEAAVNALINSVTEELKAGGTVALTGFGTFHVKERAARTGRNPQTGENIQIAAANIPGFKAGKGLKDSVN, encoded by the coding sequence ATGAACAAAAGTGAACTGATTATGAAAGTGGCCGAAGACGCTGACATTAGCAAAGCAAAGGCCGAAGCTGCGGTAAATGCGCTGATCAACTCAGTGACAGAGGAGCTTAAAGCGGGTGGGACAGTAGCGCTCACTGGGTTTGGTACTTTCCACGTTAAGGAACGCGCAGCGCGAACCGGGCGGAATCCCCAGACTGGAGAGAACATCCAGATCGCGGCGGCCAACATTCCTGGGTTCAAAGCTGGTAAGGGGTTGAAAGACTCCGTGAACTAG
- a CDS encoding chromosome segregation protein ParM: protein MRLSSTQKDVLFILYAIEAGGKAEPVPGVKILEMINSARQSGIHGTNFRTSCHTLVENGLLNKYRNASLKLAFRLTDDGRERAGEIYRKRLEEEQEK, encoded by the coding sequence ATGAGATTGTCGTCAACTCAAAAAGACGTTTTGTTCATTCTATACGCAATTGAGGCCGGTGGAAAAGCCGAGCCTGTACCAGGTGTAAAAATACTGGAGATGATCAATTCAGCTCGCCAGAGCGGTATTCATGGAACGAACTTCCGAACGTCATGCCACACGCTGGTGGAGAACGGCCTGTTGAACAAGTACCGGAATGCTTCTCTAAAGCTGGCCTTTAGGCTGACCGACGATGGCAGGGAACGTGCAGGAGAGATATACCGAAAACGGCTGGAAGAAGAGCAAGAGAAGTAA
- a CDS encoding XRE family transcriptional regulator, with protein sequence MARTLDQMLATEKPEVVAKAQKAATEMLLNIHLAELRDRMNLTQGEIAASLGVRQPTVSEMEKPGRDLKLSSIKRYVEASGGKLRLDVELPDGTHYGFAV encoded by the coding sequence ATGGCAAGAACTCTTGACCAAATGCTGGCAACAGAAAAGCCTGAGGTTGTTGCCAAAGCACAGAAAGCGGCCACTGAGATGTTACTGAACATCCACTTGGCAGAGCTTCGTGATCGCATGAACCTTACCCAGGGGGAAATTGCTGCATCTCTGGGTGTGAGACAGCCGACAGTCTCCGAGATGGAAAAACCTGGACGAGATCTCAAGCTGTCGTCCATTAAGCGGTACGTTGAGGCCTCCGGTGGCAAGCTACGCCTCGATGTTGAACTTCCGGACGGCACCCACTACGGCTTTGCCGTTTAA
- a CDS encoding type II toxin-antitoxin system RelE/ParE family toxin: MWVIETTDTFDEWFDALDDTDRANVLASMMVLRDRGPMLSRPYADTVNGSSYSNMKELRVQSKGDPIRAFFAFDPKRKGILLCAGNKTGDEKRFYEVMIPIADREFAAHLDKLKKE, from the coding sequence ATGTGGGTCATCGAGACAACCGACACCTTTGATGAGTGGTTCGATGCTCTGGATGATACCGATAGAGCAAACGTGCTGGCTTCGATGATGGTGCTGCGAGATAGAGGCCCCATGCTGTCGAGGCCATACGCGGATACTGTTAACGGTTCATCCTACAGCAACATGAAAGAGCTTCGGGTCCAAAGCAAAGGAGATCCTATCAGAGCGTTCTTTGCGTTCGATCCAAAGCGTAAGGGGATTCTTCTCTGCGCCGGTAACAAGACCGGGGACGAGAAAAGGTTTTATGAAGTAATGATCCCAATTGCAGACCGTGAGTTTGCGGCGCACTTGGATAAATTGAAGAAGGAGTGA
- a CDS encoding transcriptional regulator, with the protein MNNLPLLLDAREAIDYYHQHPGMTDAEKAYVVAFLSGEGRSNSQIREDLGIEKVYTVTHLKRAGTLSEEELTLWLRNPRKITLGHVRAVAKLPFSKREKLLRDLLHTRTPVHKFEAIAKGKEVDRDADIKRLETLMSDATGRPIKVRYNPAKRSGELTLGFFTLDDLDDVCKALGFDPSEQM; encoded by the coding sequence ATGAACAACCTACCCCTACTGCTCGATGCAAGAGAAGCCATTGACTACTACCACCAGCATCCAGGCATGACTGATGCAGAAAAGGCCTATGTGGTCGCGTTCCTAAGCGGAGAGGGGCGTTCAAACAGTCAGATCAGAGAGGATCTGGGTATTGAGAAGGTCTATACGGTTACACACCTGAAACGCGCCGGTACGCTATCGGAGGAAGAGCTAACACTCTGGCTCAGAAATCCACGCAAGATCACCCTGGGGCATGTGAGGGCCGTGGCTAAGTTACCTTTCAGCAAGAGAGAAAAGCTCCTGAGGGATCTCCTGCATACCAGGACACCGGTTCATAAATTTGAGGCGATAGCGAAGGGCAAAGAAGTGGACAGGGATGCAGACATTAAGCGCCTGGAGACCCTGATGAGCGATGCTACGGGTAGGCCTATCAAAGTTCGCTATAACCCCGCGAAGCGCTCCGGGGAACTGACGCTGGGATTCTTCACGCTCGATGACCTGGATGACGTGTGCAAGGCTTTGGGGTTTGATCCAAGCGAGCAGATGTAA
- a CDS encoding DUF1643 domain-containing protein, translated as MSAIISKCGMYRYRLERDVQPEGLVFGYFGVNGSTATATEDDHTVRKWIGFTKVNGGRRFIVGNAFAFRATDVRELATAVDPVGPENEIHLERIIRDADVLVPCWGSRTKLPKSLHVHLDRLLEQLVASGKPVLAFGVTGSGDPKHPLMLGYSTKLVPWGGK; from the coding sequence TTGAGTGCAATTATCAGCAAGTGCGGCATGTACAGATACCGTCTGGAAAGGGATGTGCAACCCGAAGGCCTTGTGTTCGGTTATTTTGGTGTAAACGGCTCTACGGCCACGGCCACCGAGGACGATCACACGGTCAGAAAGTGGATAGGGTTTACCAAGGTCAACGGAGGGAGGCGATTCATAGTCGGTAATGCTTTTGCTTTTCGGGCGACCGACGTTCGAGAGCTGGCTACGGCGGTTGATCCTGTCGGGCCTGAAAATGAAATCCACTTGGAAAGGATTATTCGGGATGCTGATGTCTTGGTGCCCTGCTGGGGGAGCCGAACTAAGCTGCCTAAGTCTTTGCATGTTCATTTGGACAGGCTTTTAGAGCAGCTCGTTGCATCTGGGAAGCCGGTATTGGCATTTGGCGTGACTGGTTCGGGGGACCCGAAGCACCCACTAATGCTTGGATATTCGACAAAACTTGTGCCCTGGGGAGGAAAATAA
- a CDS encoding AAA family ATPase: MSDITQQMDKLEIPIKLSFPVINVSTFELGRAESVFSDIAKKVGKHFIVMPFKKLPDPGTMKAMVDESKKSSKNGVVVFDTFFFDRQRANPETLPALKSSLTYLENEGINYIIAGKDVFNEEFVYHIDLPAMSNQEILKLLQTCEDNVKDGGVFESNERAVIANHALGLSHTQMKNVFTYSAYLKFKGEEYLGEIRKEKAHILRDVGLDVLEAIDIGNVGGLENLKEFLQIRKAGWDKDLPVKGVLLAGVPGGGKSLTAKAAAGVLGTTLVRLDMGRFYSKYLGETERQFNRALQTIEQIAPVVVLIDEMEKFFGNADGEHEVSKRLLGSFLYWLQERKKKIFIVATANRVQSLPPELMRAGRWDRAFFIDLPSVAERQKIFEIHLAKQKANIAAFDMPTLLRTTEGYTGAEIEQAVIDAMYLANAQDKELNNEALVDAVTRITPTSETRREDINQIRSLRDQGFYPANNFDVQEQNGSGRKLAIED; this comes from the coding sequence ATGAGCGATATTACACAGCAAATGGACAAACTTGAGATTCCAATCAAGTTGTCCTTTCCAGTCATCAACGTTAGCACTTTTGAGCTGGGCCGCGCAGAGAGCGTTTTCTCTGACATTGCAAAGAAAGTCGGCAAGCACTTTATTGTAATGCCATTCAAGAAGCTGCCTGATCCAGGCACGATGAAGGCAATGGTGGACGAGTCCAAGAAGTCCTCCAAAAACGGAGTTGTCGTGTTCGACACTTTCTTTTTCGACCGCCAACGTGCAAACCCGGAAACACTCCCAGCCCTCAAGTCATCACTGACCTATCTGGAGAATGAGGGGATCAACTACATCATCGCTGGCAAAGACGTCTTCAATGAAGAGTTCGTTTATCACATCGATCTCCCGGCTATGAGCAATCAGGAAATCCTGAAACTGCTCCAGACCTGTGAAGATAACGTGAAAGATGGTGGAGTCTTCGAGAGCAACGAACGTGCTGTCATCGCAAACCACGCCTTGGGCTTGTCACACACCCAGATGAAGAACGTCTTCACCTACTCCGCTTACTTGAAATTCAAGGGTGAAGAATACCTGGGCGAGATCCGAAAAGAAAAAGCTCACATCTTGCGTGATGTCGGCCTCGATGTGCTTGAGGCCATTGATATTGGGAATGTCGGTGGTCTCGAAAACCTCAAGGAGTTCCTCCAGATACGTAAAGCCGGTTGGGACAAAGACCTTCCGGTAAAAGGTGTCCTTCTGGCCGGTGTACCTGGTGGTGGTAAATCGCTGACGGCAAAAGCCGCTGCCGGTGTACTTGGCACTACCTTGGTTCGCCTGGATATGGGCCGTTTCTATAGCAAGTATCTCGGTGAAACCGAGCGCCAGTTCAATCGTGCATTGCAGACCATTGAGCAGATCGCACCCGTTGTTGTGTTGATTGACGAGATGGAGAAGTTTTTTGGTAATGCCGATGGCGAACACGAAGTATCCAAGCGCCTGCTGGGCTCTTTCCTCTACTGGCTTCAAGAGCGCAAGAAGAAGATCTTCATTGTGGCGACGGCCAACCGGGTTCAGTCGCTGCCTCCTGAATTGATGCGAGCTGGCCGCTGGGACCGAGCATTCTTCATTGATCTGCCAAGTGTGGCTGAGCGCCAGAAGATTTTTGAGATCCACCTCGCCAAGCAGAAGGCCAACATCGCCGCGTTCGATATGCCTACGCTACTTCGTACCACCGAGGGATACACCGGGGCAGAGATTGAACAGGCCGTCATTGACGCGATGTATCTGGCGAACGCTCAGGACAAAGAGCTCAACAATGAAGCGCTGGTGGATGCGGTCACTCGCATTACCCCGACCAGTGAAACTCGCCGGGAAGACATCAACCAGATTCGCAGTTTGCGGGATCAAGGCTTCTATCCGGCCAATAACTTCGATGTTCAAGAGCAGAATGGCTCTGGACGCAAACTTGCCATCGAGGACTAA
- a CDS encoding DUF2997 domain-containing protein, producing the protein MKKVNIKIKGGKIAADFTGFQGKTCEALEQRIRPEELEVEEKELKPEYHFNAGQTQHETEQNEW; encoded by the coding sequence GTGAAAAAGGTAAACATCAAGATCAAGGGCGGCAAGATTGCTGCCGATTTCACGGGGTTTCAGGGTAAGACCTGTGAAGCGCTGGAACAGCGTATTCGCCCGGAAGAGCTCGAAGTCGAAGAAAAAGAGCTGAAACCCGAGTACCACTTCAATGCTGGTCAAACCCAGCACGAAACGGAACAGAACGAATGGTGA
- a CDS encoding type IV secretion system protein — translation MSTPNVAESYQSKFKGRNGLDKVLGDSETTRVKINSVILDKPHGVATIRFTTVRRVRSNPVDDQPQRWIAIMGYEYKSLAMNAEQRYVNPLGFRVTSYRVNPEVN, via the coding sequence ATGTCCACGCCGAACGTGGCAGAGTCTTACCAGAGCAAGTTCAAGGGCCGCAACGGTCTTGATAAGGTTCTGGGCGACAGTGAAACGACCCGCGTGAAGATTAACTCTGTGATCCTCGATAAACCGCACGGCGTAGCAACGATACGCTTTACTACGGTTCGCCGCGTGCGCAGCAATCCCGTTGATGATCAGCCGCAGCGCTGGATTGCCATTATGGGGTATGAATATAAATCGCTGGCGATGAATGCTGAGCAGCGTTATGTCAACCCGCTGGGTTTCCGCGTGACGAGTTATCGCGTCAACCCTGAAGTTAACTGA